The Stackebrandtia nassauensis DSM 44728 genome includes the window GTTGGCGAAGAACAGGGCCAGTGCCACTTGCAGGATCCAGAGCAGGATTTTCATGTCAACCTCCGATATTTGAACTTTCAAGTGTCGTGGGCGACGATAGCACATTTGAACGTTCAAGCAATGGTTAAGATGGTGTCATGAGTGGACCGTGGCTTGACGACGTCGAACAGTCGACCTGGCGTGCGTTCCTGTGGTCGACACAGTTGTTCCACGAGGCCCTCGACCGGCAGCTGCAACGGGACTCGGGCATCCCGCACACGTATTACATGATTTTGGCGATGCTGTCGGAGTCATCGCAGCGGACGCGGACGATGACGGAGTTGGCCGCGGCGACCCGGTTCTCGCCGAGCCGGTTGTCCCACGCGGTGTCGCGGTTGGAGAAGAACGGCTGGATCAAGCGCAAGCGGCACCCCCACCATGGACGTTCCATTGTCGCGGAGTTGACCGACGAGGGGTTCGCGGCGTTGCGGGAGGCCGCGGTGGGGCATGTCGCCGAGGTGCGCAAGCTCTTGTTCGACCCGTTGACGTCGGACGAGCAGGAGCAGTTGCGCGGTCTGTGCGAGAAGATCCTCGTCGGGCTCCCCAACACCCGTGGCTGCGCGGCCGAGCCGGAGACCGGGGAAGGTGCCGACGCGGAGCGCTGATCTTCCGTGTTCGCAACGGAATCGCACCCAAAGTCCGAAACGGGACCTAAACCTCTGACAAATCGATCCCGATCGTTTACCCACAGTGGCACGAAACGTTGAGGCAGCATTGCCTCCCGCTGCGTAATCTCGATATCAATGGGCACCGGCAGCCCCCTACCCCGTCCATACCAGCCGGAAAACGAGCTCACCATGATCACCGCTACGGGGACCGCCGCCACGGACACGACCGTGGCCTTCGACACTCCATCACAGACTGTCGCCACGGAATCGACGGTGCCCATCAGAACTCCGTCAGGTTCCTGTCGCGAGTGCGGAAACCTCATCCGGGTCACCTACGTCGTCGCTGGCGACATCGTCGTGCCCGGCCTGTGGCAGTGCACGCACTGCCCGGCGGGCCGTCATTCGTGGCCCAGGACCGACGAGTACCGGTGCAAATGACCGGTCAGCACGGTTGGCGGCGTCGTCAGGCCGCCTCGGTCGTCAGTTCGCGCAGGTCGCGCGGGAAATCGTCACGGCGCGACGGACGCGAGTCCGCACCGTGGGTGCGAACCTCCGTCGCCATCTCATCGATCGAAACGGACTGACCGGAGTCGACGATACGCATCATCGAGTCGACCACGGGGTACTCACAACTCATCCACCTGCCCATCCGTCATGTGTACCCGCGCTGAGCTGCGTCAACGCTCAGGTAAACGGTTCGTTTCCACTGGGCACTCGGACCACTTACCGTCTAACGGGCACGGTTTGGCGGCGATCGGTCATCACGCGCTGCCGGAAGGTGGCTCCTTACCTGGTCCGGTCGGCAGCGGCAGGTTGGAGCGACTGCGGTATTCGTAGTAGGTCTCGCGGATCATCGCCTCGGCGTCCTGCCAGGAACCCGCCCGCCGTTTCGCGGCGGTGTGGACGTTCGTCGAGTTGGTGAAGGTGATGACGGGCTTGCCCTGCTCCTGCAACCGCAGGATGTTCTGCTCCGCGTCCTCCACGTAGAGGTCGGCGTCCACAAGGTCCTTGTCCTTCATGAAGCACAGGTCGTGGTAGAGGAAACCGTGGCGGTCCAACCAGGTCGTGGTCTGGGTGACGGCGATCTGGTGGAAGTGCGGGATGAACAGCCGGTGGGTGATGATGCGAATGTGGATGCCCTCGTTGCTGAGCCGACGCAGCGCGGGCACCGCCCCGGGGATCGGCTTCATGGAGTCGAACAGTTTTCGTTGCGTCACCGCGAATCGGTGGATGCGCCGGTACTCCTCGATTCCGTCCACACCCCACTCGGCCAGCCCGAAGCTCACCTGGCCGGGCAGCGAGTCGATGGGCACCTCGTTGAGTTCCGCGACGATCTCGCGCATCCGCCCGTAGAAGTCGGCGCACACTCCATCCAGGTCCAAACCGAGTACGAAGTTCATAACGCGCTCCTGCCGTTGATCCGTTACGTCCTCCATGGTGACGCGCCGAAAGCCGAATCGCCCGAAAAGAGGCCCACTGGGTTGATGTACCCGGAATCGGAGGCCAATGACCGCTGTCACATGTACACCCGGTCACCTAGCCTTGGCGCCCTCGTATTCGGGGCAATTCCGATCCTGTCCCCCTCCAGGCCGGGCTGCCGGAAGACTAAGGAAACTCCCATGCGAAAAGAACCGCTGATCACCGTCGCCACGATCACCGCCCTGGCTTCGGCGGTATTGTCCGCGCTCGTCGCTTTCGGCATCAACCTGACCGAAGCCCAGTCGACCTCGATCCTGGGACTCGTGGCCGTCGCCGCGCCGCTGGCCGTCGCCTGGTTCGCGCGCAGCAAGGTGGCCTCACCGAACACGGTGGAGAAGATCCAGGCCGAGCAGACCGCGAACGCGGAGTGACCTGACGCCACCGGCGTCGCGGGTGAGGCACAATCGTCGCCGTGACTGCTGTGGACATTCCCGGCCTGCTCGCCGACATCGCCACCGAGGTGGAACCCGAGATCGGACGCGGGACGGTCGCCGACTACATCCCCGCCCTGGCGCGCGTCGACATCCGACGGTTCGGCATGGCGGTGGCGAATCTGGACGGTTCGGTCCACGGCGTCGGCGACTGGCGGGAACCGTTCTCGATCCAGAGTGTGTCCAAGGCGTTCACACTGGCGCTGGTGCTGTCGCGCCCCGACGGCGACCGGGTCTGGCGACGGGTCGGCCGGGAACCGTCCGGCAACCCCTTCAACTCCCTGGTGCAGCTGGAGTACGAGAACGGGATCCCGCGCAACCCGTTCATCAACGCCGGGGCACTTGTCGTCACCGACGAACTGGGCCACGACGGCGACGCCGCCGAAGCGCTGCTGGCCTTCCTACGCGCCGAGTCCGGTTCCGACGCGGTGTCGGTGGACGCCGAGATCGCCGCCTCCGAAGCCGAGCACGCCAACCGCAACCTCGCGCTCGGCTACCTGATGGCGTCCTACGGCAACATGCGGCAGGAACTGCCGGACGTCGTCGAGCAGTACATCCGGCAATGCTCCATCACGATGAACTGCGCCCAGCTCGCCCGAGCCGGACTGTTCCTGGCCCGGCACGGCGTCCGCAACGACGGCAACCGCCTCCTGACCCGCAGCCAGGCCAAACGGGTCAACGCGGTGATGCTCACCTGCGGGGCCTACGACGCGGCCGGAGAGTTCGCCTTCCGCGTCGGCCTGCCGGGCAAGAGCGGCGTGGGCGGCGGCATCCTGGCGGTGGTCCCCGGCCGCTGCGCGATCGCCGTGTGGAGCCCGGGACTGGACGCCCGAGGCAACTCGGTGGCGGGCGTCGCCGCCCTTGACCGGTTCACCACCGTCACCGGCTGGTCGGTGTTCTGACGTCCACTACAGACCGAACAGCCGCGCGGCGTTGTCGTGACACACCGCCCGCAACCACTCCTCCCCCAACCCGGTGCACTCCAACGCCGCCAACGCGTGCGCGTACGAGTAGGGGATGTTCGGAAAGTCCGTGCCCAACAGCACCCGGTCCCCCAGATCCCCCAGCCGTGGCAGCGCCCGGTCCGGAAACGGCAGCATCGCCTCGGTGAACCTGGTGAACGCCATCGTGGTGTCCAACATGACCCGCTCATACCGCTCGGCGAGCCCCAGGAAGTCCTCGTACTCCGGCATCCCGAGATGTGCGACCACCAACGGCAACCGGGGATGCCGCTCCAATAGCGCGGCCATCGGCTCGGGTCCGGTGTGCGCGCCGGGAATCGGCCCGGATCCACAATGGGTCACCACCGGAATCCCGGCGTCGGCCAGCAGTCCCCACACCTTGTCCAACAGCGGGGAGTTGGGGTCGAAGCCGCCGACCTGGAGGTGGCATTTGAAGACCCGCGCGCCCTGGTCGACGGCGCGGGTGACGTCGTCGATCGCGCCGGGTTCGTCGAAGAATGTCGCCGTGTGCAGGCAATCGGGTGTGCGGGCGGCGAAGTCGGCGGCCCAGTCGTTGAGCCAGCGCGCCATGCCGGGCTTGTGCGGGTACAGCATGGAGGTGAACGCGCGGACGCCGAAACCGCGCAACAGTCGCAGCAGTCTCTCTTCCTCGTGGCGGTAGGTGATCGGCCACGCCCGACCCATCACCGGTCCCGCCAGATCGAAGTAGGCCCAGACCTTCGCCAGCACCCGTCGCGGCATGAAGTGGGTGTGGACGTCGATGATGGACTCGATGCCGATGCGTTCGCGGAACGCGGCGACCGCCGCCGAGTCGTCGTGATCGATGGTTGCCGATGGCTCGGCCCGCGAGGTCATGGCGTCCAGCGTGCCACCGGTGTGAGTGGCGCGCGCTGGCCGGGGTAATCGGCGCGGCTGTTGCCGGGCGAGGGCCACTACTGTTTTGCCGAAGGTGATCGACGCGGCCGCGGTCTTCGGGTCGGGTGAGGACGACTGGGTCAGCGCTTTGTCCAGGACGGATTGGATGTCGAGGGCGAGCAGTTCCCAGCCGCCGTCCGACCAGAGCACCTCGTCGACGGGGTCCAGCCGTTTGCCCTTGGCTTTGTGGTCGCCGACGAGCGGCCGGACGCCGTACAGCACGCCCAGCACGGCGATCGCCTGGTAGCCGAGCGATCGGTAGCGTTTGTGGATGCGTCTGGTGTCGGCCAGCCAGTCCCAGCGGTACAGTGCCGCACCGGCGGTGTAGAACTCGCGCTCGGAGGCGTTGCCGAAGTGTTCGTCGAACGCGGTGTCCAGATCC containing:
- a CDS encoding MarR family winged helix-turn-helix transcriptional regulator; translated protein: MSGPWLDDVEQSTWRAFLWSTQLFHEALDRQLQRDSGIPHTYYMILAMLSESSQRTRTMTELAAATRFSPSRLSHAVSRLEKNGWIKRKRHPHHGRSIVAELTDEGFAALREAAVGHVAEVRKLLFDPLTSDEQEQLRGLCEKILVGLPNTRGCAAEPETGEGADAER
- a CDS encoding 5' nucleotidase, NT5C type, coding for MNFVLGLDLDGVCADFYGRMREIVAELNEVPIDSLPGQVSFGLAEWGVDGIEEYRRIHRFAVTQRKLFDSMKPIPGAVPALRRLSNEGIHIRIITHRLFIPHFHQIAVTQTTTWLDRHGFLYHDLCFMKDKDLVDADLYVEDAEQNILRLQEQGKPVITFTNSTNVHTAAKRRAGSWQDAEAMIRETYYEYRSRSNLPLPTGPGKEPPSGSA
- a CDS encoding glutaminase; this encodes MDIPGLLADIATEVEPEIGRGTVADYIPALARVDIRRFGMAVANLDGSVHGVGDWREPFSIQSVSKAFTLALVLSRPDGDRVWRRVGREPSGNPFNSLVQLEYENGIPRNPFINAGALVVTDELGHDGDAAEALLAFLRAESGSDAVSVDAEIAASEAEHANRNLALGYLMASYGNMRQELPDVVEQYIRQCSITMNCAQLARAGLFLARHGVRNDGNRLLTRSQAKRVNAVMLTCGAYDAAGEFAFRVGLPGKSGVGGGILAVVPGRCAIAVWSPGLDARGNSVAGVAALDRFTTVTGWSVF
- a CDS encoding amidohydrolase family protein; this encodes MTSRAEPSATIDHDDSAAVAAFRERIGIESIIDVHTHFMPRRVLAKVWAYFDLAGPVMGRAWPITYRHEEERLLRLLRGFGVRAFTSMLYPHKPGMARWLNDWAADFAARTPDCLHTATFFDEPGAIDDVTRAVDQGARVFKCHLQVGGFDPNSPLLDKVWGLLADAGIPVVTHCGSGPIPGAHTGPEPMAALLERHPRLPLVVAHLGMPEYEDFLGLAERYERVMLDTTMAFTRFTEAMLPFPDRALPRLGDLGDRVLLGTDFPNIPYSYAHALAALECTGLGEEWLRAVCHDNAARLFGL